AAATAACGATCCTCCCTTGGTTCTACGCCATCTGTTTTATTCCGCTCTTCTTATTGACGCTACACAAGGCAGTCGGGGTTGGCTCTCAAATCGTGGCATTGGTCTTCGCAGTTGCTATCACGATGTACCATCCCTTGACGAGCCTATTCATGACCGTCGTGGTAGCTGTATACACACTTTGGACATGGTTATCTCGCTCTCGAAGAAATCAGAGTATTGGGCTACCTCTCGCGATCGGTGTTATAGCTGCGATATGGGCGATCGGGTCTGATAGGGTTCAGGGCATGATCGCCGGAGTTGCAACTGGTGCAGCTACCGGGGGTGGGGTTGCCACGTATGCTTCGGAGGCTGCCAATAGCGGACGAAATATCTACGATCTCGTCGTGAATTTTCTCATCATTCGTTGGGGGACCGCGGTGCTCTACATGGGCTTCGGTGGCCTGATCGTATTGTGGATAACTTACCGCTCAATTCGAGGTCGGCAACGCGCTGAGATTCAGATGGTGTCAGCACAGTATGTTGCCGGTGGTCTGTTCGGCGTGTCCTTGGCAGCCGGACAAGTTCTCGCGCGGAACCCCGTTCGGATCTCACAGTTTTGCTTGCTGTTCTCTATATTCTTGATCGGGTATGGGCTCTGGGCAGCCTCGCAGAACTCACAGCGCAGAACAGCGCGTATTGCGAGCGCGATCCTGATTATGGTCGTACTGTCTACTGCGCTCTTGGGTGCGGGGACTGCTTACGAAGACAACCGACAAGTAACCCATACCACTATCGACGGTTCAAGTTGGTTTCTTGAACACCGCGACGCCGACATCCAGACTAGGTCGTTCCGGATGAGCCGTGGTGTGCAATTCTATATTCAAGGCA
The Halococcus hamelinensis 100A6 genome window above contains:
- a CDS encoding glycosyltransferase family protein; protein product: MSEPSRRRSFSVSLFALLSVVITVVSFTPAPSGYEISIHGAYSPFLKFAFLAVLLGGIGLIIDGTRSKAISWAVGLMLILVAYAVLYSLPLVRGYEIYGTPLTDSLYHLGVVSDIISNGHIPNELYPATHILFSELSILTGLSANTFQMPVSYLFSVLLITGCFVAGRGLFGVQAGRYVLAAAIPLVYADLQITILPWFYAICFIPLFLLTLHKAVGVGSQIVALVFAVAITMYHPLTSLFMTVVVAVYTLWTWLSRSRRNQSIGLPLAIGVIAAIWAIGSDRVQGMIAGVATGAATGGGVATYASEAANSGRNIYDLVVNFLIIRWGTAVLYMGFGGLIVLWITYRSIRGRQRAEIQMVSAQYVAGGLFGVSLAAGQVLARNPVRISQFCLLFSIFLIGYGLWAASQNSQRRTARIASAILIMVVLSTALLGAGTAYEDNRQVTHTTIDGSSWFLEHRDADIQTRSFRMSRGVQFYIQGNNLARASSVAFSRFLESRQLPKHLGYTGNGTAEEVFGSRQYIITKTPDVVWTESQYGDGNIERGYTQTDLTKIENDPTVSKAYTNGPYDIWFLQ